A portion of the Chromobacterium sp. IIBBL 290-4 genome contains these proteins:
- a CDS encoding acetyl-CoA C-acyltransferase, protein MSLHDEKIYLIDGARSAIGNYGGSLALTRPDDLAAALIRELVSRRDAIRDDIDEVILGCANQAGEDNRNIARMALLLAGLDPSVPGITVNRLCASGLDAVIYGAARIRSGASDLVLVGGVESMSRAPYVLAKGESAFDKGQQLHDSTLGWRFINPRMAEQYGCDPLGVTAENVAREHGVSREAQDAFALQSQQRAAAAIARGRFAREIVPLEVKIDRKRVDRFAQDEFPRATSLEKLAALKPAFQSGGTVTAGNASGINDGAAVLLLASGAYAKRRGLQPLAEIGPAAAAGVAPSVMGIGPIASTERLLSRTGFALSDFDLFEINEAFASQVLATLRHWRVAADDARVNPNGGAIALGHPLGMSGARLALTAALELSERQARHALVTMCVGVGQGVSLILKSV, encoded by the coding sequence ATGAGTCTGCATGACGAAAAAATCTACCTGATCGACGGCGCGCGCAGCGCCATCGGCAACTATGGCGGCAGCCTGGCCCTGACCCGGCCGGACGATCTGGCGGCCGCGCTGATCCGCGAGCTGGTCTCGCGCCGCGACGCCATCCGCGACGATATCGACGAAGTGATACTGGGCTGCGCCAATCAGGCCGGCGAAGACAATCGCAACATCGCGCGGATGGCGCTGCTATTGGCCGGGCTCGATCCCAGCGTGCCGGGCATCACCGTCAACCGGCTATGCGCCTCCGGCCTGGACGCTGTGATCTACGGCGCCGCGCGCATACGCAGCGGCGCCAGCGACCTGGTGCTGGTGGGCGGCGTGGAAAGCATGAGCCGGGCGCCATATGTGCTGGCCAAGGGCGAGAGCGCCTTCGACAAAGGCCAGCAGCTGCATGACTCCACGCTGGGCTGGCGCTTCATCAATCCGCGCATGGCCGAACAATATGGTTGCGATCCGCTCGGCGTCACCGCCGAGAACGTGGCGCGCGAGCATGGCGTATCGCGCGAGGCGCAAGACGCCTTCGCCCTGCAGTCCCAACAGCGGGCCGCCGCCGCCATCGCGCGCGGACGTTTCGCCCGCGAAATTGTCCCGCTGGAGGTGAAGATCGATCGCAAGCGCGTCGACCGCTTCGCCCAGGACGAATTCCCCCGCGCCACCAGCCTGGAAAAGCTGGCCGCGCTGAAACCGGCCTTCCAGTCCGGCGGCACGGTGACGGCGGGCAACGCCTCCGGCATCAACGACGGCGCGGCCGTCCTGCTGCTGGCCTCGGGCGCCTATGCGAAACGCCGCGGCCTGCAGCCCCTGGCCGAGATCGGCCCCGCCGCCGCGGCCGGCGTCGCGCCCTCGGTGATGGGCATAGGCCCGATCGCCTCGACCGAGCGCCTGCTGTCGCGGACCGGATTCGCGCTGAGCGATTTCGACCTGTTCGAAATCAACGAGGCCTTCGCCTCGCAAGTGTTGGCGACTCTGCGGCACTGGCGCGTCGCCGCCGACGACGCCCGCGTCAATCCCAATGGCGGCGCCATCGCGCTGGGCCATCCGCTGGGCATGTCGGGCGCGCGCCTGGCGCTGACCGCCGCGCTGGAACTGTCCGAACGGCAGGCGCGCCATGCCCTGGTGACGATGTGCGTGGGCGTGGGCCAAGGCGTATCCCTGATTCTGAAATCCGTCTGA
- the hemA gene encoding 5-aminolevulinate synthase: MSILNILEAKLDETKKQGRFRDYLHLERSAQDKPWAIQHGPAGERRLNVWCSNDYLAMSHHPVVIDATIEAVKRVGLGTCGARSISGTSIYHAELESALAQAYGKESALLFSTGFGANDAALSTLSDAIPGLIVYSDELNHASMIYGIRYSKAEKKIFRHNDVAHLRSLLEQDDPQRPKLIAFESLYSMDGDFSPLQDIIELAEEFGALSYLDEIHSAGIYGEQGLGYAEQLGLLDRIDIIQGGFGKSYGSAGGYIAAPRVVTEAIRSWAPAFVFSTSSPAPVVAASLASFNYNLRHDTQRKHLLDIISHLKDGLRRLGIPLASEDSHILPVLVGDPHKNKLLSQYLLKEFHIYVQPVNAPTVPAGTERLRVTPTSAHSHDDVETFLAALDQAWQAHALRRAG; the protein is encoded by the coding sequence ATGAGCATTCTGAATATCTTGGAAGCCAAGTTGGATGAAACCAAAAAGCAAGGCCGCTTCCGCGACTATCTGCACCTGGAGCGCAGCGCGCAAGACAAACCCTGGGCCATCCAGCATGGTCCGGCCGGTGAGCGGCGCTTGAATGTGTGGTGCTCCAACGACTATCTGGCGATGAGCCATCACCCCGTGGTGATAGACGCCACCATCGAAGCGGTGAAACGCGTGGGGCTCGGCACTTGCGGCGCGCGCAGCATCTCCGGCACCTCCATCTACCACGCGGAACTGGAGTCCGCGCTGGCCCAGGCCTACGGCAAGGAATCCGCGCTGCTGTTCAGCACCGGCTTCGGCGCCAACGACGCCGCCTTGTCCACGCTCAGCGACGCCATTCCCGGCCTGATCGTCTATTCCGACGAGCTCAATCACGCCTCGATGATCTACGGCATCCGCTACAGCAAGGCGGAGAAGAAAATCTTCCGCCACAACGATGTGGCGCACCTGCGCTCGCTATTGGAGCAGGACGATCCGCAGCGGCCCAAGCTGATCGCCTTCGAATCCTTGTACTCTATGGACGGCGACTTCTCGCCGCTGCAGGACATCATCGAACTGGCAGAAGAGTTCGGCGCGCTGAGCTATCTGGACGAAATCCATTCCGCGGGGATCTACGGCGAGCAAGGCCTGGGCTACGCGGAGCAGCTCGGCCTGCTGGACCGCATCGACATCATCCAGGGCGGCTTCGGCAAATCCTACGGTTCGGCCGGCGGCTATATCGCCGCGCCGCGCGTGGTCACCGAGGCGATACGCAGCTGGGCGCCCGCTTTCGTCTTCAGCACCTCGTCCCCCGCGCCGGTGGTAGCCGCGTCGCTGGCCAGCTTCAACTACAATTTGCGCCACGACACCCAGCGCAAGCACTTGCTGGACATCATCAGCCACCTGAAGGACGGGCTGCGCCGCCTGGGCATCCCGCTGGCCTCAGAAGACAGCCACATCCTGCCGGTTCTGGTCGGCGATCCGCACAAGAACAAGCTGCTGAGCCAATACCTGCTCAAGGAGTTCCACATTTACGTGCAACCGGTCAACGCGCCAACCGTGCCGGCCGGCACGGAGCGGCTGCGCGTGACGCCGACCTCGGCCCACAGCCACGACGATGTGGAGACCTTCCTGGCCGCGCTGGACCAGGCCTGGCAAGCGCATGCGTTGCGGAGAGCGGGATGA
- a CDS encoding MFS transporter, which produces MSALQSNSRLIPLGLMAAGTFAIGTDAFIVAGVLTEIAAALRVGPAEAGQLISLFALSYMVFAPLSAWLLGNINRRRILQLALVLFIAGNLACAWADSYLQLALGRVLAALGAASFTPQAAAAAGTLVEEKRKGLAISIVYGGMTLAIALGIPFGTFLAHVIGWRDIFLGIAALGGVALLGLSWVLQDLPAPGKHSLRERLAPLRQRAVLSTLLITFFAVSSEHIVYSYVSVLLRDTRLGVEAILPLALLVFGVGAVIGNAVSGVLTDTLGSRLVLLVSIGIQTLSLFLLAFYAHSPWWVLGIFLIWGVTGWMYLVPIQHRLLSLSKRFGALTVSLNSAVLYAGIAAGGMLGGLTLYSLSVTVLPWLALPLGLAALLLTAVCFRKEPEHG; this is translated from the coding sequence ATGAGCGCCCTTCAGTCAAACAGCCGCCTGATTCCGCTGGGGCTGATGGCGGCCGGCACCTTCGCCATCGGCACCGACGCCTTCATCGTCGCCGGCGTCTTGACGGAAATCGCGGCGGCGCTACGCGTCGGCCCGGCCGAGGCCGGACAGCTGATTTCGCTGTTCGCCCTGTCCTATATGGTCTTCGCGCCGCTGTCCGCCTGGCTGCTGGGCAATATCAACCGCCGGCGCATCTTGCAGCTCGCCCTGGTCCTGTTCATCGCCGGCAATCTGGCCTGCGCCTGGGCCGACAGCTATCTGCAATTGGCCCTGGGCCGCGTGCTGGCCGCGCTGGGCGCGGCCTCGTTCACCCCGCAAGCCGCCGCGGCCGCCGGCACGCTGGTTGAGGAAAAGCGCAAGGGGCTGGCAATCTCCATCGTCTACGGCGGCATGACCCTGGCCATCGCGCTGGGCATCCCGTTCGGCACCTTCCTGGCCCATGTGATCGGTTGGCGCGACATCTTCCTCGGCATCGCCGCGCTGGGCGGCGTCGCCCTGCTCGGCCTGTCCTGGGTGCTGCAAGACCTGCCGGCGCCGGGCAAGCACAGCTTGCGCGAACGACTCGCCCCGCTGCGGCAAAGAGCGGTGCTGTCGACTTTGCTGATCACCTTTTTCGCGGTCAGCTCGGAGCATATCGTCTACAGCTACGTCAGCGTGTTGCTACGGGACACCCGGCTGGGCGTGGAAGCCATCCTGCCGCTGGCGCTGCTGGTTTTCGGCGTCGGTGCCGTGATAGGCAACGCGGTCTCCGGCGTATTGACCGATACACTGGGCAGCCGCCTCGTGCTGCTGGTTTCGATAGGCATCCAGACGCTGTCGTTGTTCCTGCTGGCCTTCTACGCGCATTCGCCGTGGTGGGTGCTCGGCATCTTCCTGATCTGGGGCGTCACCGGCTGGATGTATCTGGTTCCGATCCAGCACCGGCTGCTGTCGCTGTCCAAACGCTTCGGCGCCCTGACTGTATCGCTCAACAGCGCGGTGCTGTACGCCGGCATCGCCGCCGGCGGCATGCTGGGCGGACTGACGCTCTACAGCCTGTCGGTCACCGTCCTCCCCTGGCTGGCCTTGCCGCTTGGCCTGGCGGCGCTGTTGCTGACCGCGGTGTGCTTCCGCAAGGAGCCCGAGCATGGCTGA
- a CDS encoding enoyl-CoA hydratase-related protein — protein MAEASPPVTLERLEGGVALIRLNRPEKKNAIHLPMAQGLQRHLRAIEADGEVRAAVLTGHAGCFCAGMDVQAFAAGELPIVEPEGFAGIVRAQRRKPLIAAVDGIALGGGFEIALACDLIFASREARFAFPEAGRGLVAAQGGCARLPARISPYIALDWLLTGRLVSAEEAHRSGAISRLCQGSALDEALAAAREIAAKPSWAIEAAKAIVSGECDLRDAPAFSRQEPWVQSARSQAREALARS, from the coding sequence ATGGCTGAGGCCTCGCCTCCGGTTACGCTGGAGCGTCTGGAAGGCGGCGTGGCCCTGATCCGGCTGAACCGCCCCGAGAAGAAAAACGCCATCCACCTGCCGATGGCGCAAGGGCTGCAAAGGCATTTGCGCGCAATCGAAGCCGATGGCGAGGTGCGCGCCGCCGTGTTGACCGGCCACGCCGGCTGCTTCTGCGCCGGCATGGATGTCCAGGCCTTCGCGGCTGGCGAGCTGCCCATCGTCGAACCTGAGGGCTTCGCCGGCATTGTCAGAGCGCAAAGGCGCAAGCCGCTTATCGCGGCGGTGGACGGCATCGCGCTGGGCGGCGGCTTTGAAATCGCGCTGGCCTGCGACCTGATCTTCGCTTCGCGCGAAGCGCGCTTCGCCTTTCCCGAGGCGGGGCGCGGCCTGGTCGCGGCCCAGGGCGGCTGCGCCAGGCTGCCGGCGCGGATTTCGCCCTATATCGCCCTGGACTGGCTGCTGACCGGCCGCCTGGTCAGCGCCGAAGAGGCGCATCGCAGCGGCGCGATCTCCCGCCTCTGCCAGGGCAGCGCGCTGGACGAGGCGCTGGCGGCCGCCCGCGAGATCGCCGCCAAACCCTCTTGGGCGATAGAAGCGGCCAAGGCCATCGTCAGCGGCGAATGCGATCTGAGGGACGCGCCCGCCTTCTCTCGACAAGAGCCCTGGGTGCAATCCGCGCGCAGCCAGGCGCGAGAGGCCCTCGCCCGATCCTGA
- a CDS encoding type 1 glutamine amidotransferase family protein produces the protein MKRAITVLTENFSDWETALINSCCRGYYGFDVQYASPGGAPVTSSGGLRVTPQLAIEAIELSDLDLLIVCGGTIWRTPQAPDVSQLVTAAHAQGVVVAGICDGTRALAQAGVLDSVRHTSNAADNLAVAGYAGAAHYQDVPHAVGERGVVTASGTAPVSFMAEILRELGIGGADLDAYLAQHAAEHRRVAQ, from the coding sequence ATGAAACGCGCCATTACAGTTCTGACCGAAAACTTTTCCGATTGGGAAACCGCCCTGATCAATTCCTGCTGCCGCGGGTATTACGGTTTCGATGTGCAATATGCCTCGCCAGGCGGCGCGCCGGTCACCTCATCGGGCGGCTTGAGGGTCACGCCGCAGTTGGCGATAGAGGCGATTGAGTTGTCGGACCTGGACCTGTTGATCGTGTGCGGCGGCACGATCTGGCGCACGCCGCAAGCGCCCGATGTCAGTCAGTTGGTGACCGCCGCCCATGCGCAAGGCGTGGTCGTGGCCGGCATCTGCGACGGCACGCGCGCGCTGGCGCAGGCCGGCGTGCTGGATTCGGTGCGGCATACCTCCAATGCCGCGGATAACCTGGCCGTTGCCGGCTATGCCGGCGCCGCCCATTACCAGGATGTGCCGCACGCGGTCGGCGAGCGCGGCGTGGTGACGGCGTCTGGCACCGCGCCGGTCAGTTTCATGGCGGAGATCCTGCGCGAGCTGGGCATTGGCGGGGCGGATCTGGACGCTTATCTGGCGCAGCATGCGGCCGAGCATAGGCGCGTGGCGCAATAG
- a CDS encoding glutathione S-transferase family protein has protein sequence MLRLLGRANSINVRKVLWTCHEIGLDYQREDWGRGVRPVSDPEFQALNPLSLIPVLVDGDTPLSESNTICRYLAAKHGRHDLLPASPIERARVERWMDWQLGDLNPAWAYAFHALSRNSPDHQDPARIAESVAAWSKQMAVLESQIGDGWLLGATFTLADIVLGLSIQRWLLTPFDKPSLPKTEAYFERLRQRPAYRAHGGGGIA, from the coding sequence ATGCTCCGCCTGCTTGGACGCGCCAACTCCATCAATGTCCGCAAAGTGCTGTGGACCTGCCATGAAATCGGCCTGGACTATCAACGCGAAGATTGGGGCCGCGGCGTACGGCCGGTTTCCGATCCGGAATTCCAGGCGCTCAACCCGCTGTCGCTGATCCCGGTACTGGTGGACGGCGACACCCCGCTGTCCGAATCCAATACCATCTGCCGCTATCTGGCGGCCAAGCATGGCCGCCATGATCTATTGCCGGCATCGCCAATCGAGCGGGCGCGCGTCGAGCGCTGGATGGATTGGCAGCTTGGGGATTTGAATCCGGCCTGGGCCTATGCCTTCCATGCGCTAAGCCGCAACAGCCCGGATCATCAGGACCCCGCGCGCATCGCCGAAAGCGTGGCGGCCTGGAGCAAGCAAATGGCCGTACTGGAATCGCAGATCGGCGATGGCTGGCTGCTGGGCGCAACCTTCACGCTGGCCGACATCGTCTTGGGCCTATCCATTCAGCGCTGGCTGCTGACCCCGTTCGACAAGCCCTCCCTGCCGAAAACGGAGGCATATTTCGAGCGGCTGCGCCAACGCCCGGCCTATCGCGCCCATGGCGGCGGCGGCATTGCCTGA
- a CDS encoding NUDIX domain-containing protein codes for MIHRCAAAALIRGGQVLLGLRAPDRAFYPGVWDVFGGHLESGESAEAALMRELREELDIDIDDPRPLATLPLPGGEGDCRLFLVTRWRGEVRNLQPAEHQRIAWFAPEELPGLPLADPAYLPWLLPLLAPRYDPDASRRSFASAPPTLEEKHHD; via the coding sequence ATGATCCATCGCTGCGCGGCTGCCGCCTTGATACGCGGCGGCCAAGTATTGCTGGGTCTGCGCGCGCCGGATCGCGCCTTTTATCCCGGCGTATGGGATGTGTTCGGCGGCCATCTTGAGTCCGGCGAAAGCGCCGAGGCGGCCTTGATGCGCGAGCTGCGCGAAGAGCTGGACATTGATATAGATGATCCGCGGCCGCTCGCCACGCTGCCCTTGCCGGGCGGAGAAGGCGACTGCCGGCTGTTCCTGGTCACACGCTGGCGCGGCGAGGTCCGCAATCTGCAGCCGGCGGAACACCAGCGCATCGCCTGGTTCGCGCCCGAGGAACTGCCGGGCCTGCCGCTCGCCGACCCGGCGTATCTGCCCTGGCTGCTCCCTTTGCTCGCCCCCCGATACGATCCGGATGCCTCTCGCCGCTCGTTTGCGAGCGCGCCACCCACCCTTGAGGAGAAACACCATGACTGA
- a CDS encoding O-methyltransferase has protein sequence MTDTNWTRLDAYYSEQLVKQDDALQAALDDSAAAGLPAIQVPPNQGKFLNLLARIHGAKRILEIGTLGGYSAIWLARALPADGKLVTLEFEPRHVEIAAANLRRAGVADKVEILQGDAAASLRRLIEQQAAPFDFIFIDADKPNNPLYLELALQLSRPGTVIVGDNVARQGEVGNAASADPAIQGIRRFIELMGDNPRLSATAVQTVGAKGYDGFALAIVEA, from the coding sequence ATGACTGACACCAATTGGACCCGCTTGGATGCGTATTACAGCGAACAGCTGGTCAAACAGGACGATGCGCTGCAAGCGGCGCTGGACGACAGCGCCGCCGCCGGCCTCCCCGCCATCCAGGTGCCGCCGAACCAGGGCAAGTTTCTGAATCTGCTGGCGCGCATCCATGGCGCCAAGCGGATTCTGGAAATCGGCACGCTGGGCGGCTACAGCGCCATCTGGCTGGCGCGCGCGCTGCCGGCGGACGGCAAGCTGGTGACGCTGGAATTCGAACCGCGCCATGTGGAAATCGCCGCCGCCAATCTGCGCCGCGCCGGCGTGGCGGACAAGGTGGAGATCCTGCAGGGCGACGCGGCGGCCTCGCTGCGCCGCTTGATCGAACAGCAGGCCGCGCCGTTCGACTTCATCTTCATCGATGCCGACAAACCCAATAATCCGCTGTATCTGGAACTGGCGCTGCAGCTGTCCCGTCCCGGCACCGTCATCGTCGGCGACAATGTGGCGCGCCAAGGCGAGGTCGGCAACGCCGCCAGCGCCGATCCGGCCATCCAGGGCATCCGCCGCTTTATCGAATTGATGGGCGATAACCCGCGGCTTTCCGCCACCGCGGTGCAAACCGTCGGCGCCAAGGGCTACGACGGCTTCGCCCTGGCCATTGTGGAGGCATAG
- a CDS encoding alginate lyase family protein, whose product MKPRLAAALLLGAFSLPLHAAETLWPSTQQWQALQRQTESDADASAVFQAQRRIADAALRDGPQAVAALSTEGRLAGDPVKVQTEAALRDMAKIQALAIAWTLDGDARYLKQAGAYLQAWAETNRPTGDPIDETGLEPAIFGYRLLRDHLPKAQRDKIDGWLREVARAEIASRNMKRKTATNNWHSHRLKIVGLIGFALNDQALIRYARDGLKQQLSDNLLPDGSSIDFQERDALSYHTYDLQPLLTLALAFAERGEDFYRLQAPSGASLQKSVAFLRPYLDGSRTHAEFVGSAVPFDKARSDHHEAGHVIGAAYDPRNAAATLELAAAFEPGYADLALKLSGGRPHLRWLISRLPG is encoded by the coding sequence ATGAAGCCACGCCTCGCCGCCGCCCTGTTGCTGGGCGCGTTCTCACTCCCCCTTCACGCTGCTGAAACGTTGTGGCCATCGACCCAGCAATGGCAGGCTTTGCAGCGACAGACCGAGAGCGATGCGGATGCCAGCGCCGTTTTCCAGGCGCAGCGACGCATCGCCGACGCTGCTCTGCGCGATGGGCCGCAAGCGGTGGCGGCCTTGTCCACCGAAGGCCGGCTGGCCGGCGATCCGGTGAAGGTTCAGACCGAAGCCGCGCTGCGCGACATGGCCAAGATCCAGGCGCTGGCGATTGCGTGGACGCTGGATGGCGACGCGCGCTATCTCAAGCAAGCTGGCGCTTATCTGCAGGCCTGGGCCGAGACTAACCGCCCCACTGGCGATCCCATAGACGAAACCGGCTTGGAGCCGGCCATCTTTGGCTATCGCTTGCTGCGTGATCATCTGCCCAAGGCTCAACGGGACAAGATAGACGGCTGGCTGCGCGAGGTGGCGCGGGCCGAAATCGCCTCTCGCAATATGAAGCGCAAAACCGCCACCAATAACTGGCATAGTCACAGGCTGAAAATCGTCGGCCTGATCGGCTTCGCGCTGAATGACCAGGCTTTGATCCGCTATGCGCGCGATGGTTTGAAACAGCAGTTGAGCGACAACCTGCTGCCGGATGGCTCAAGCATAGATTTTCAGGAGCGCGACGCGCTGTCCTACCACACTTACGATTTGCAGCCCTTGTTGACCTTGGCCCTGGCCTTCGCCGAGCGCGGCGAGGACTTCTACCGGCTGCAAGCGCCGTCGGGCGCATCGCTGCAAAAAAGCGTGGCCTTTCTGCGGCCCTATCTGGACGGCAGCCGCACCCACGCGGAATTCGTCGGCAGCGCCGTGCCTTTCGACAAGGCCCGCTCCGACCACCACGAGGCCGGCCATGTGATCGGCGCCGCTTACGATCCGCGCAACGCCGCTGCGACGCTGGAGCTGGCCGCCGCCTTTGAGCCTGGCTACGCCGATCTGGCGCTCAAGCTGTCGGGCGGCCGCCCGCATTTGCGCTGGCTGATTTCACGGCTGCCCGGCTAA
- a CDS encoding SAM-dependent methyltransferase, whose product MSLIPEIKPQQSLELLKELHILTRDGKINQDTRRKLKQVYHLYQFIEPLMADVLEKKGAMTLADHGAGKSYLGFILYDLFLKDKAAGHVYGVETRQELVDKSRELADRLGFERMGFLNLTVEQSITSTELPEQVDIITALHACNTATDDAIRFALAKDAQYIVLVPCCQAEVASVLRQKKNETFGKTPLSELWRHPIHTREFGSQLTNVLRCLQLEARGYQLTVTELVGWEHSMKNELIIAKKTGKGKSSARERQLAILDELNLMDLRERFAY is encoded by the coding sequence ATGAGCCTGATTCCCGAAATCAAACCCCAGCAATCGCTGGAGCTGCTCAAAGAGCTGCACATCCTCACCCGCGACGGCAAGATCAACCAGGACACCCGCCGCAAGCTGAAGCAGGTTTACCACCTGTACCAGTTCATCGAGCCCTTGATGGCCGACGTGCTGGAAAAAAAGGGCGCGATGACGCTGGCCGACCACGGCGCCGGCAAGTCCTACCTCGGCTTCATCCTCTACGACCTGTTCCTGAAGGACAAGGCCGCCGGCCACGTCTACGGCGTGGAAACGCGGCAGGAGCTGGTGGACAAGTCGCGCGAGCTGGCCGACCGCCTCGGCTTCGAGCGCATGGGCTTTCTGAATCTGACGGTGGAGCAGTCCATCACCTCCACCGAGCTGCCGGAGCAGGTGGACATCATCACCGCGCTGCACGCCTGCAACACCGCCACCGACGACGCCATCCGCTTCGCGCTGGCCAAGGACGCGCAGTACATCGTGCTGGTGCCGTGCTGCCAGGCCGAGGTGGCCTCGGTGCTGCGCCAGAAGAAGAACGAGACTTTCGGCAAGACGCCGTTGTCCGAGCTGTGGCGCCACCCCATCCACACCCGCGAGTTCGGCAGCCAGCTGACCAATGTGCTGCGCTGCCTGCAGCTGGAAGCGCGCGGCTATCAGCTGACCGTGACCGAGCTGGTGGGCTGGGAGCATTCGATGAAGAACGAGCTGATCATCGCCAAGAAGACCGGCAAGGGCAAGAGCAGCGCCCGCGAACGCCAGCTGGCCATCCTGGACGAGCTGAACCTGATGGATCTGCGCGAGCGTTTCGCCTACTGA
- a CDS encoding META and DUF4377 domain-containing protein, translating into MQKRLLPLALAATLLAGCATSSTPVAEGVVPTAAQLQGEWKQAGAGEQAILLRIDQERLFAKAGCNGMFGPFSLSQGAIRSERLAATLMMCPPEAMQRDAKLRHQLEAGMSARLVGDELRLSDGEQTLRFERQPQGEIKFIYVAAERKPCSGVAPMQCLQVRDDKAKPWQLHYGEIEGFKPEPGVAYRLRIKEVKVDNPPADASSIRWILDLVVEQEVVKKP; encoded by the coding sequence ATGCAGAAACGATTGCTCCCGCTTGCGCTGGCCGCCACGCTGTTGGCCGGCTGCGCCACTTCCTCCACGCCGGTCGCCGAGGGCGTGGTTCCCACCGCGGCCCAGTTGCAGGGCGAATGGAAGCAGGCCGGTGCGGGCGAGCAGGCCATCCTGCTGCGCATCGACCAAGAGCGCTTGTTCGCCAAGGCCGGCTGCAACGGCATGTTCGGGCCTTTCTCCCTGAGCCAGGGTGCGATCCGCTCCGAACGGCTGGCCGCCACGCTGATGATGTGCCCGCCCGAGGCGATGCAGCGCGACGCCAAGCTCAGGCATCAGCTGGAAGCCGGCATGAGCGCCCGCCTGGTCGGCGATGAGTTGCGCTTGTCGGACGGCGAGCAGACCTTGCGTTTCGAGCGTCAGCCGCAGGGCGAGATCAAGTTCATCTATGTCGCCGCCGAACGCAAGCCGTGCAGCGGCGTGGCGCCTATGCAATGCCTGCAGGTGCGCGACGACAAAGCCAAGCCCTGGCAGCTCCATTACGGCGAGATCGAAGGCTTCAAGCCCGAGCCGGGCGTGGCCTACCGTCTGCGCATCAAGGAGGTGAAGGTGGACAATCCGCCGGCCGACGCCTCGTCCATCCGCTGGATTCTGGATCTGGTGGTGGAGCAGGAAGTCGTGAAGAAGCCTTGA
- a CDS encoding META domain-containing protein: MPALSAILISGSMMLPVQAMPDLQHTEWLLESPSQPDPRPSLSIADNQISGFSGCNRFTLGLDGDGKHQVASTRKLCAPEVMQREHALLKLLSAPFQLLPDEKLQHLTLRAGKQQYRFARSQPTADIPPPFKPAATQAEAAQPRLGEQYWYVASQPCAGQAAGCLQVRESESGPWREYRGAIAGFAPEAGSSYYLKLQGEANDGRLALQLLKVVYQENVAPLAD, encoded by the coding sequence ATGCCCGCGCTCAGCGCCATTCTGATCAGCGGCAGCATGATGCTGCCCGTCCAGGCCATGCCTGACCTGCAACACACCGAATGGCTGCTGGAGTCGCCCTCCCAGCCCGATCCCCGCCCCAGCTTGAGCATCGCCGACAACCAGATCAGCGGCTTCTCCGGCTGCAACCGTTTTACCCTTGGCCTGGACGGCGACGGCAAGCATCAAGTGGCGTCCACCCGCAAGCTGTGCGCGCCGGAAGTGATGCAGCGCGAGCATGCGCTGCTCAAGCTGTTGTCCGCGCCTTTCCAGCTGTTGCCGGATGAAAAGCTGCAGCATCTGACCCTGCGCGCCGGCAAGCAGCAATACCGTTTCGCCCGCAGCCAGCCCACCGCCGACATCCCGCCCCCATTCAAACCCGCCGCGACGCAGGCCGAAGCGGCGCAGCCGCGGCTGGGCGAACAGTACTGGTATGTGGCGAGCCAACCCTGCGCCGGCCAGGCGGCAGGCTGTTTGCAGGTGCGCGAGAGCGAGAGCGGTCCGTGGCGCGAATACCGCGGCGCCATTGCCGGCTTCGCGCCGGAGGCCGGCAGCAGCTATTACCTGAAGCTGCAGGGCGAGGCCAATGACGGCCGCCTGGCGCTGCAATTGCTGAAGGTGGTGTACCAGGAAAACGTCGCGCCCTTGGCGGATTGA